GGCCGCCCGCGGGAGGGAGGAACGGAGACACGGTACAGCCTCCTTACCTCTCTCTCACATGTCCGGGCTCGGCCGGACGCGAACGCCGCACTGGGACGAGAGGAGCCGAGCGGAGCCGGCGGACCCAGCCCGCCCTCCTTCCTTCACTCACCCGCTGCGGGTGGCGGCGCGCGCCCCGCTTGGATCTCCCTCCTCGTCCCGGCGCCGAGATCTCACGGGAACTCGCGCCCAGCTCTCGCGTGATGAGCGGCCCGGGCCGCCGTAACGACAGGACTAGGCGCGCGCTCTGCGCCCTACCGTAATACCCCTCCTCGGTGAGAAACGGCTTCTAGCTCAGCCTTCTCCCGCCGGCCCCTCGCAACGGACTCCCCCAAAACCGCTGCGTGCCGGGGACCGAtctgcagggctcctgctgcCGCTGCAGCcggaaggagcagcagggagagcacaCGCTCAGCCAGCGCACTGCTCGCTCCCGCGCCTGGGGCCAGCCGCCAGTCATGAAATTTCCACGGAGTGAAACTGACATCGGGTCTTTGCCTTTCCAAATAACACATAAAGCAACCCCGCTCCCCGGTTTACACTGTTGGGATAACGCCCTCACGTTCAGGAGACTGATTGGCAAAGTGCCGTAGGAGGCACTCCTGAAGGGGAGTCCAGGAAAGCTGGACATACTTAAAGAAGGAAGCCTTAAATGTACAGGAGCAGGTTGTCCCCATGTGCCAAAAAACACGGGCCTGACTGAACAGGAAGATTTGGCTGGGCGTCAGGAACAAACGAGAGTTTCTGGGCTTTGGAAGAGGGCACAGGCCTCCCAAGAGGACTCTAAAGATGTAGTGAGACTatgtagggagaaaattaggagagccaAAGCCCAGATCGAACTCATCCTAGCCACAGCTGTTAATgacaataaaaaaatgtttctataaatacattaacaTCTCTAGTGGCTGCATTACCGGTCATACAGGATCCTGACATGCAGGAGAACATCATCTGACTTAACATGTGCTAATAAAGCTTTTAAGGTGAAGAAGCAATAAATTGGCTGAAAATCCACTTGCTGTTCCCCTCTCATCCTGACAACCACCTTTATGGTTAGTCTTGTGTATGGCAACATTAACAGTACAACCATTTTCAAGCACACATTAAAAACTCATATAAtgactgttttattttcattccattACTACAGCCCCAGAGGTGGCCTTTCAGATTGCTCCTCTCCATTCCCAACTGTTTTCTCCACAGGTGAGAAGCTAGATTAGATGTCTCTGCTTGTATAATTAGTAGATAAACTCAGTAGGACGCCACcctggtttattttttcatcAGGAAAGCACAATGTACTTAAGAGATGTGACAGAttttcccaggttcttctcagcAAGGGAACAGTGCAGGTCAGGGGTCTTATTCctggtatttttctttaaacacaTGCCAAGTTCAGCTTTCCAGTCAATGCCTGATCACCTGTTTGATAACCTGCAGTTCTCAGCTTTCATCTTCCCTTGTACAGTCTTGCCAAATAATAGGATTCAGCAGAGTCCTTCCGGCTGGCCTGAGGCTTTATAGATCTCACATCTTGGAACTGCTCCTTTAGCCTGTTTTCCAGCAGACGGGACTCATGTCCATCCCAGACTTTACAGAGCATTGTTccttttggttttaaaatgcTTCGGGACACATCCAGGAGGCCTAAACATAGACTGATCACTTTCTGATGATCCAGTTCTTTAATGCCTGTGGCATTAGGTGCCATGTCACTCAAGATAACATCCAccttctctgcagggagcagtCCCTGAATTGTCCTCAGTGTGCTTGGGTCTGCAACATCAGCCTCTGACAGGAAGACTGCTCCTTCCAGAGGAGAAATCCGCAGAAGGTCAATGCCAAGGATGAAGCCAGTGGGGACAGCAGGATCTAAATTAGAAGAATGACAAATTGAATACTCAAAGGTTGCAAACAACCCCATATGCAAGAGCTCTGTGCTAGTCAATAAGCAAAACATCTATCACCTGCCACGTCTGGTCTTCTTGTCCTTACACCATTTGCTGCATGGTTTGCTATAAGCTACTCCATTCAAGACATGAAAACTCAGTTACTTTGGACAAGCGAGGACTATTTTTCTTacctttcttctgctctttcaaGACTAATAGCCCAGAAATGCTGGACAATGGTACAGATGATAACATCTTATCTTGTAAATATTAATAGCCTAAATAACATAACCAATGGTGGTTACCACCATTTCTcaatgggaaataaaaatacagaaaagccAAGCTACCTGCTGGAGGCTACACCAATTTCAGAACCAGATGAAGGgatgtgctgccattcagcaagacctggacaggctagtgcgttgggtggggagaaactgaatgaaatacaaaaagtgtagagtcttgcatagAGGAAAGAACAATCCCAGGAACTAGTATAGGCTGGGGAGCgatctgctggagaacagctctggggaaaaggacctgggagacctggtggacaacaggatgaccatgagcccagcaatgtgcctttgttcCTGTATCTAGcatattgtgtccaattctgggccactcagttcaagaaggacctcaaggaatAGCTTGaaacagcacagaaccacaaaaatgtTGAAGGGAGTAGAatatctctcttatgaggaaaggctgatggagctgggtctctttagcttggaggggtgacctcattcatgtttataaaggtgTGAAGAGCAAGTGTCAGgagcatggagccaggctcttctcagtgatgtccaatgataggacaagggacaatgggtacaagctggagcataggaggttccctcattgtgagggtgacagagccctggaacaggctgcctagagaggttgtggatctccttcactggagacattcaaaactcacctggatgtgttcctgtgtgatctgctctaggtggtcctgctctagcatagggcttggactagatgctctttcgaggtcccttccaagccctaacattctgtgtgctCTTCTCCACAACACAGTTAATCAGAACACTTCAT
This DNA window, taken from Indicator indicator isolate 239-I01 chromosome 22, UM_Iind_1.1, whole genome shotgun sequence, encodes the following:
- the MRM2 gene encoding rRNA methyltransferase 2, mitochondrial; its protein translation is MAGRAESCHHLVSRYFHMTVRCLKKTGTEHWWLQRHLKDPFVKAAKQQHYRCRSAFKLLEIDDKFHILRPGFSVLDCGAAPGAWSQVAVERVNALGTDPAVPTGFILGIDLLRISPLEGAVFLSEADVADPSTLRTIQGLLPAEKVDVILSDMAPNATGIKELDHQKVISLCLGLLDVSRSILKPKGTMLCKVWDGHESRLLENRLKEQFQDVRSIKPQASRKDSAESYYLARLYKGR